The Eleutherodactylus coqui strain aEleCoq1 chromosome 6, aEleCoq1.hap1, whole genome shotgun sequence genome window below encodes:
- the LOC136632227 gene encoding myb-related transcription factor, partner of profilin-like, which translates to MAHDQTRRIMKMTDYFPSSKPFTDKEERPISTSAINNRELSHSGKSGPRTIQTPKKSMSQSGKSGPRTIRTPKKSMSQSGKSGPRTIRTPRTKNKKRFTEPEVNKLVDTILAYTEQLVGPNRLNASGKAAIWDKVKKEVNKVGGMRRKTQECKRKWGDYRRKVKQDVKDLNMQSSTGGPMPPLKDKLSPREIMVAEFNELDASDRRKIKIPDKSSADTGECASSNENTLSTHIIVSSDEESIPSQNKSVESSTCLPSTSYQDELISQSYEEPQAASDRHNPMAVGRSTLPHTATRSQLQPETQMDQLVAQQKNIIEVLQSMQKNLTESQNIQNKMYNLLKQSFLKLQKTLQSQQKDSSDHSTN; encoded by the exons ATGGCACATGACCAGACGAGAAGAATAATGAAAATGACAGATTATTTCCCATCTTCAAAGCCCTTCACTGACAAAG AAGAGAGACCCATCTCTACCTCAGCCATCAACAACAGAGAGTTGTCTCACAGTGGGAAAAGTGGACCAAGAACCATACAAACACCCAAGAAAAGTATGTCTCAGAGTGGGAAGAGTGGACCAAGAACCATACGAACACCCAAGAAAAGTATGTCTCAGAGTGGGAAGAGTGGACCAAGAACCATACGAACACCCAGAACAAAAAATAAGAAAAGGTTTACTGAGCCTGAGGTCAATAAACTTGTAGATACAATCCTAGCGTACACTGAGCAACTAGTTGGACCTAACAGACTTAATGCCTCTGGCAAAGCAGCCATCTGGGATAAGGTAAAAAAGGAGGTTAACAAAGTAGGTGGCATGCGACGCAAAACACAGGAATGCAAGAGGAAATGGGGGGACTACAGGAGGAAAGTTAAGCAAGATGTCAAGGATTTGAATATGCAGTCCTCCACAGGTGGTCCGATGCCGCCTCTCAAGGACAAATTATCTCCAAGGGAGATAATggtggctgaattcaatgaattggaTGCAAGTGACAGACGAAAAATTAAAATCCCTGACAAATCCTCAGCAGATACAG GAGAATGTGCTTCCTCTAATGAAAATACCTTGAGCACCCATATTATTGTCTCCTCTGACGAGGAATCTATCCCTAGTCAAAACAAATCAGTTGAATCATCGACTTGCTTGCCAAGTACCAGCTACCAGGATGAATTAATTTCACAGTCTTATGAGGAGCCTCAGGCTGCAAGTGATCGTCACAACCCCATGGCAGTAGGCCGGTCTACACTACCGCATACCGCCACTAGGTCACAACTACAACCAGAGACTCAGATGGATCAGttagtagcacagcagaagaataTCATTGAGGTGCTACAAAGCATGCAGAAGAATCTTACTGAAAGTCAGAACATCCAGAACAAAATGTACAATCTTCTGAAGCAGAGTTTTCTAAAGTTGCAAAAAACACTTCAATCTCAACAGAAGGATTCAAGTGACCACAGCACAAACTGA